The Parambassis ranga chromosome 1, fParRan2.1, whole genome shotgun sequence genome includes a region encoding these proteins:
- the gde1 gene encoding glycerophosphodiester phosphodiesterase 1, translating to MLQLGDEVTMYSLVFVVVLLGTRSPVWTAAITASFYLFLAVFRFPQVPANRVRQVLHPIRGTTGSGKVSVVAHRGGGHDAPENTLAAIQEASKNGATGVELDLEFSADGVPILMHDETVDRTTNGSGPLSQMRLSELHKLDAAAKHRLRDKFAGAKIPTLEEAVEECIKLQLTIYFDVKGHPDEAAAALKDMYKKHPVLYNSSIVCSFEPKVIYRMRQSDPDVVTALTHRPWSLSRFGDGAPRFPSLWKQHWMMLMDIILDWAHHHVLWKLCGVSAFLIQKNFVSPEYVQFWAQRGVEVVAWTVNTNVEKEYYQELLKVNYITDSLVEDCEPHY from the exons ATGCTGCAGCTGGGGGATGAAGTCACCATGTACTCGCTCGTCTTCGTAGTGGTCCTGCTGGGCACCCGGAGCCCTGTGTGGACAGCTGCCATCACCGCCTCCTTCTACCTCTTTCTAGCGGTGTTCCGGTTCCCCCAGGTACCGGCTAACAGAGTGCGGCAGGTGCTGCATCCAATCAGGGGGACCACGGGCTCCGGCAAGGTGTCGGTGGTCGCACACAGGGGCGGTGGGCACGACGCACCGGAGAACACGTTGGCAGCCATCCAGGAG GCCAGTAAGAACGGGGCAACTGGTGTGGAGTTGGATCTGGAGTTCTCTGCAGACGGTGTCCCAATACTGATGCATGATGAAACCGTGGACCGGACCACAAACGGGTCAGGGCCACTTAGCCAGATGAGACTGTCAGAGCTCCATAAACTGGATGCAGCCGCTAAACATCGACTCAG GGACAAGTTTGCTGGAGCTAAGATTCCAACTCTGGAGGAGGCGGTAGAAGAATGCATCAAACTGCAACTCACTATCTATTTCGATGTCAAAGGCCATCCCGATGAG gcagctgcagctcttAAAGACATGTATAAGAAACATCCAGTCCTCTACAACAGCAGCATTGTCTGCTCCTTTGAGCCCAAAGTCATCTACAGG ATGAGACAGAGTGACCCGGATGTGGTCACAGCGTTGACCCACAGACCATGGAGCTTGAGTCGCTTCGGAGACGGTGCCCCACGCTTCCCATCGCTATGGAAACAGCACTGGATGATGCTAATGGACATCATATTAGACTGGGCGCACCATCATGTGTTGTGGAAGCTGTGTGGTGTCTCAGCCTTCCTAATACAGAAGAACTTTGTCTCACC TGAATATGTGCAATTCTGGGCCCAGAGGGGGGTGGAGGTTGTGGCCTGGACCGTCAACACCAACGTGGAGAAAGAGTATTACCAGGAGCTGCTAAAGGTTAACTACATCACCGACAGCCTTGTGGAGGACTGTGAACCCCAttactga
- the mcrip2 gene encoding MAPK regulated corepressor interacting protein 2, with the protein MMYTITRGPSKLVTQRRTGPTQQIESKFSDVKLKPTSWLTSNSPPPKIVFNRLNGKRYHSTATQKAQSPAEGFTPAHEENVRFVYEVWQEVEQKLEDRNSGESADSQGPVQYTEKTPSAAMKNFVPIDLEEWWAQRFLANIANLS; encoded by the exons ATGATGTACACAATCACCAGAGGTCCCAGCAAACTTGTTACACAACGGAGGACAG gTCCCACGCAGCAGATCGAGAGCAAATTCAGCGACGTGAAACTGAAGCCGACGTCTTGGCTCACGTCAAA CTCTCCACCTCCAAAGATCGTCTTCAACCGCCTGAACGGGAAGCGCTACCACAGCACAGCCACACAGAAGGCCCAGAGCCCAGCGGAGGGTTTCACTCCTGCACATGAGGAAAACGTCAGATTTGTGTATGAAG tatgGCAGGAGGTGGAGCAGAAGCTGGAGGACAGAAACAGCGGGGAGTCAGCTGACAGCCAAGGGCCCGTTCAGTACACTGAGAAGACCCCCAGTGCTGCGATGAAGA ACTTCGTTCCCATTGACCTGGAGGAGTGGTGGGCTCAGCGCTTTCTCGCCAACATTGCCAACTTGTCATGA
- the slx4 gene encoding structure-specific endonuclease subunit SLX4, which yields MDDSDLDFVDLCSKLLKRVRKKPGEAKKADHQTTSQGSEGDKRRKNSKKDGNSVSKQTGTQSVSAGAEQCDDGGSRHVSGDAGSSDAPCTAAAAGPITDGGTRAKDKVLLKMQQFKRAIPQKMVHSDGIQQTDHENVSTSNQQQRQETPDSDEALALRLQEEMDKEAADAQTADLEDRGLFFCQICQRDLSHVSPNGRTQHLNRCLDESEDSTPAPPPASGIPDCPICGKKFKSKKGRSAHLKRCASDMGVAPAELMQALHRQAEESQTTTTANTLVQPTGTKRKGTSKPGLAAKKKPRKKTQPMDEETMVALALSSSLLEQERAQRREEEEAERQLQTETAASLVSMRPDTGVARVRGKRKKGAIPRSPPLLLVQDTATALTRLQERVSAFLHNRPPSPPTPTLCPSTLPGWSGAAPLWQKSTLLDRGSTCLSDFYAPELREFFVPVTTDAASFSSGKTSIQPVAEEGGGTPVTGVMAVSSNPPSSSQMASCSPAPSTPGTGQLPVSSQALQDLIELAEEGMTLTQYGYTAKDKQINANVSANLHLSGFIQDESEEPANLCISGFLPETAHTHSEDNLSQVKKMPDQERTDKDGGSHQSVALCGLASDLSSMVNNPQLSDLQFQVDSGEVYFAHSFMVYARCPLLAEMVHESGFRVQEEGMPAAQRVLLNDVPGQAVFSLLQYLYTARCSIPTSQQPHVLELASRFDLQELQKLCHLQQEEGAAGSLGNEAEDVNNQTDQAFMQLLNSMWNEEDENDDSVERDEERHLEEDHQSDEVMSRDRELHDEQVNEEELEEIYEFAATQRKQEEKDTEEDEEEEEDGEAVFTKLKEPTSEKNQQPNLESHSRLDRSYSRLFSDSWGIYEDGDPSHSASTVGPPKIPQSRNQSPHKPSSQVSGRTLLQSSASVVDDLTLSPPPSPSNLPVAGLSPGGLDEQDGKGEDAVDEHLSLKRESQGPRSISHLLSPGSPQKKKEPELIVLSDSSEEMEVDVAVVNSKQDPTPNKPPLENKVSTCLESSPGDALDCSPEVSWLIPSTPVQPEGSNSRSCSTQTKSSICRVQLFPRADSSPPASPGNMLHTSISPSTGSVHSASSLKLGRMLLCSSSSSNDASKEREALAHPSSQSNLSRLSRSFHCHSLQRASKQDAPLLPYSSTPMNTELHSHSASLAVSLLPNDPDKQTSASQRTDRASSESLEKTELGSFHLSPLSDPSDPPCSSSHSDLQSSKRHSKSSSQSRQFESSNCPIGKTETHFSSTSVANEGEQEEVSSFHQSFMDEPPIAFNDSWGLDACVEAGPGHFSLRLEDSRSPGQQTTSPPASHVRTLNSHGDLTTPSPAKGHSPQSPPEPNTTPEIDNGLLDSKIWDSWEEEEEEEALPLSQRVNPSAKLRTPAQSHNKRRRTMVPITPMPHYSDMDTPDLKNKLNRFGVRPLPKRQMILKLKEIHQYTHQLVGSDSEDETASSRPSAQVKPPPSRPVSCTQTVKFKEPRVPAAVSPVKHSRAEEEEGPPLSASQGSNTSSTAASEESERSNPEICISSDGDSDSDGGISSSQAASRLQDRLQAVQSFILSDPGLYNQILQYQPLVLSQLQERLKSAGIRLGAAKLVDYLDSRCITFTTAKPGHLAPSRRRGKKTSKVAKAGVSRKKVITAMV from the exons ATGGACGACTCTGACTTGGATTTTGTAGATCTCTGCTCCAAGCTGCTAAAACGAGTTCGGAAGAAACCCGGCGAGGCAAAGAAAGCAGATCATCAGACCACCAGCCAAGGAAGTGAAGGAGATAAGAGAAGGAAAAATAGTAAAAAAGATGGTAATTCTGTGTCAAAGCAGACTGGGACTCAGTCGGTTAGTGCGGGAGCCGAGCAGTGTGATGATGGCGGGTCTAGACATGTCTCGGGAGATGCTGGGTCATCAGATGCGCcctgtacagcagcagcagcaggaccaaTAACTGACGGTGGTACAAGAGCAAAGGACAAAGTCCTTCTTAAAATGCAACAGTTCAAGAGAGCCATTCCACAGAAGATGGTGCACAGTGATGGTATCCAGCAAACTGACCATGAGAACGTCAGTACTTCCAACCAGCAGCAGAGACAAG AGACCCCAGACAGTGATGAAGCTTTGGCCTtgcggctgcaggaggagatggaCAAAGAGGCAGCAGATGCCCAGACAGCAGACTTGGAGGATAGAGGCCTTTTCTTCTGCCAGATATGCCAGAGAGATTTATCACATGTGTCACCTAATGGGCGCACACAGCACCTCAACAG GTGCTTAGATGAGAGTGAAGACAGCACTCCAGCCCCTCCCCCAGCTTCCGGCATTCCCGACTGTCCCATCTGTGGCAAGAAGTTCAAGTCCAAGAAGGGTCGCTCAGCCCACCTGAAGCGCTGTGCATCGGACATGGGTGTCGCCCCGGCTGAGTTGATGCAGGCTCTGCACAGGCAGGCTGAGGAGAGCCAGACTACCACCACTGCTAACACACT agTACAGCCTACGGGTACCAAAAGGAAAGGCACGTCCAAGCCTGGCCTTGCAGCAAAGAAGAAACCTAGAAAGAAGACTCAACCCATGGATGAAGAGACCATGGTGGCTCTAGCCctgtcctcctccctgctggAACAGGAGAGAGCGCAgcggagagaagaggaggaggcagagagacagctACAAACAGAGACCGCTGCCTCTCTCGTCTCCATGAGACCAGACACAG GTGTAGCAAGGGTGcgtggaaaaagaaaaaaaggtgccATACCCCGGTCTCCTCCGCTGCTCCTTGTTCAGGACACTGCCACTGCACTGACCAGGCTGCAGGAACGTGTTTCAGCTTTCCTGCACAACCGGCCCCCCTCTCCTCCAACCCCAACACTGTGCCCCAGCACACTGCCAGGCTGGAGCGGTGCTGCCCCCCTCTGGCAGAAAAGCACACTGCTGGACAGAggctccacctgtctgtctgatttcTACGCTCCTGAGCTCAGAGAGTTCTTTGTCCCAGTGACG ACTGATGCAGCCTCATTCAGCTCCGGTAAGACTTCTATCCAACCTGTGgctgaagaaggaggaggaactCCTGTCACAGGAGTCATGGCCGTCTCATCCAACCCACCATCCTCCTCACAGATGGCCTCCTGCTCCCCAGCTCCCTCCACCCCTGGGACAGGACAGCTCCCAGTGAGCAGCCAGGCCTTACAAGACCTGATTGAGCTGGCTGAAGAAGGCATGACTCTCACACAGTATGGATACACTGCCAaag ACAAGCAGATCAATGCCAATGTTTCTGCAAACCTTCATTTGAGTGGCTTCATCCAGGACGAGTCGGAAGAACCAGCCAACCTCTGCATCAGCGGCTTCTTGCCAGAAACAGCCCACACACACTCGGAGGACAACCTCAGCCAAGTGAAGAAGATGCCTGATCAGGAGAGAACAGATAAAGATGGAGGCAGCCACCAATCA gtggcgctgtgcgGGCTAGCGTCAGACCTGAGCAGTATGGTGAACAACCCTCAGCTCAGTGATTTGCAGTTCCAGGTGGACAGCGGAGAAGTCTACTTTGCACATTCCTTCATGGTGTATGctcgctgccccctgctggctgagaTG GTGCATGAAAGTGGTTTTAGGGTGCAGGAAGAAGGCATGCCAGCAGCTCAGAGGGTGTTACTGAATGATGTCCCAGGCCAGGCGGTGTTCTCTCTGCTGCAGTACCTCTACACAGCCCGCTGCTCCATCCCGACATCACAGCAGCCTCATGTGCTGGAGCTGGCATCAAG GTTTGACCTGCAGGAGCTACAGAAGCTTTGTCATCTCCAGCAAGAGGAGGGAGCAGCGGGATCACTGGGAAATGAGGCTGAGGATGTCAACAACCAAACAGACCAGGCCTTCATGCAGCTCCTCAACTCCATGTGGAATGAAGAGGATGAAAATGATGATAGTGTGGAGAGGGATGAAGAGAGACATCTGGAGGAGGATCATCAATCCGATGAGGTCATGTCAAGAGACAGAGAGCTTCATGATGAACAGGTGAAcgaggaggagctggaagagaTCTACGAGTTTGCTGccacacagagaaaacaggaggagaaagacactgaggaagatgaggaggaagaggaagatggagaaGCAGTGTTCACAAAACTTAAAGAGCCCACAAGTGAGAAAAATCAGCAGCCAAACTTGGAGTCACATTCACGCCTGGATCGCAGCTACAGCCGCCTCTTTTCAGACTCATGGGGGATCTACGAGGATGGAGATCCCTCCCACTCAGCCTCTACCGTTGGTCCACCAAAGATTCCTCAGTCCAGGAACCAGTCTCCTCATAAACCATCATCTCAGGTGTCTGGTAGAACTCTGCTTCAGTCCTCCGCAAGTGTAGTGGATGACCTTACACTCAGCCCTCCACCCAGTCCATCCAACCTGCCTGTTGCAGGTCTGTCTCCTGGTGGACTGGATGAACAGGATGGCAAGGGAGAAGATGCTGTTGATGAGCACTTATCTTTGAAGCGAGAAAGCCAAGGTCCTCGTAGTATCTCTCATCTTCTTTCTCCTGGGTCacctcagaaaaaaaaggaacctGAGCTCATAGTTTTGTCCGACTCGAGTGAGGAGATGGAGGTGGATGTCGCTGTGGTCAATTCCAAGCAGGACCCAACACCAAATAAACCACCTTTAGAGAATAAAGTGTCTACATGTTTGGAATCAAGTCCTGGTGATGCTCTGGACTGTTCTCCAGAGGTTTCCTGGCTGATCCCGTCCACACCAGTCCAGCCTGAAGGATCCAACAGCAGATCCTGCTCCACTCAGACCAAAAGTAGCATTTGCAGGGTACAGCTGTTCCCCAGAGCTGACTCCTCTCCACCTGCATCCCCTGGGAACATGCTTCACACCTCCATTAGTCCATCCACAGGTTCTGTCCACAGTGCCTCCAGTCTGAAGCTGGGCAGGATGCTactctgcagctccagcagcagcaatgaTGCGAGTAAGGAAAGAGAAGCTTTGGCACATCCTTCATCCCAATCTAACCTCTCACGCCTCTCACGGTCAtttcactgtcattccctccaacGTGCCTCAAAGCAGGATGCCCCTCTCCTTCCTTACAGCAGCACTCCCATGAATACAGAGCTTCACAGCCACAGTGCCTCTCTTGCTGTGTCCCTGCTCCCCAATGACCCCGACAAGCAGACATCAGCAAGTCAAAGAACAGATAGAGCGTCCTCAGAAAGCCTGGAAAAGACTGAGCTTGGCAGCTTTcatctctcccctctgtctgaCCCTTCAGACCCACCCTGTTCTTCCTCTCACAGTGATCTTCAAAGTTCAAAAAGACACAGCAAGTCCTCCAGCCAGAGTCGACAGTTTGAGTCCAGCAATTGTCCAATAGGAAAAACTGAGACGCATTTCAGTAGTACAAGTGTGGCCAACGAAGGAGAGCAGGAAGAAGTATCCAGTTTCCACCAGAGTTTCATGGACGAGCCTCCCATAGCATTCAACGACTCATGGGGTCTTGATGCTTGTGTGGAGGCTGGTCCAGGCCACTTCAGTTTAAGGCTAGAAGACAGTCGCAGTCcaggacaacaaacaacatctccTCCTGCCTCTCATGTAAGGACGTTAAACAGCCATGGTGATCTGACTACTCCTTCTCCAGCTAAAGGTCACAGTCCACAGTCACCACCTGAGCCCAACACCACACCAGAGATTGACAACGGCCTACTGGACTCCAAAATATGGGACAGctgggaagaggaagaagaggaggaggccctACCTCTCTCTCAGAGGGTGAACCCATCGGCCAAGCTCAGAACCCCAG CACAATCGCACAATAAAAGGCGACGCACCATGGTGCCCATCACTCCCATGCCCCATTACTCTGACATGGACACACCGGACCTCAAGAACAAACTCAACAG GTTTGGTGTTCGGCCTTTACCGAAGCGCCAGATGATCCTTAAACTGAAGGAGATCCATCAGTACACACACCAGCTGGTCGGTTCTGACTCAGAGGATGAGACGGCCTCTTCAAGGCCCTCAGCTCAGGTGAAACCTCCTCCCAGCAGGCCCGTCTCCTGCACCCAGACTGTGAAGTTTAAAGAACCTAGAGTACCTGCAGCTGTGTCCCCAGTGAAACatagcagagcagaggaggaggaagggccGCCGCTGTCTGCCTCACAGGGCTCTAACACCTCTTCAACGGCTGCCAGTGAAGAATCTGAACG GTCTAACCCAGAGATATGCATCTCATCTGATGGAGACTCAGACAGCGATGGTGGCATCTCCTCCTCCCAGGCAGCATCCCGCCTCCAGGATCGCCTCCAGGCAGTGCAATCCTTCATCCTGTCCGACCCCGGGCTGTACAATCAGATCCTCCAGTACCAGCCTCTGGTCCTGTCCCAGCTGCAGGAGCGACTCAAGTCAGCTGGAATCCGCCTAGGTGCAGCCAAGCTGGTGGACTACCTGGATTCTCGGTGcatcaccttcaccacagcCAAGCCGGGCCACTTGGCACCCAGCCGCAGGCGAGGCAAGAAGACGAGCAAGGTGGCAAAAGCAGGAGTGAGCAGAAAGAAAGTGATTACAGCCATGGTTTGA